DNA from Plasmodium cynomolgi strain B DNA, chromosome 12, whole genome shotgun sequence:
TTCTTACCGCCATCATTTTGCATTCTCCTGGCACTCCCAAATAGCACAGCTCCAACGCAGTTAGCATCCTTCTCGCGAACATTTATTCGTGTGCACGAATAAAcacgaggaggagaagggcATATTGGCCAAGGCGGCGCAGCCATGGAATGGAGAATGGCGCAGAGGAAAATCGCTCTTAAAATGTGTTCCTCATAACAATtagcacatatatattttttttaaattagaaaAGTGTTTCATGCAATGAGTAcatgttggaaaaaaataaaataaaaaataaaataaagcaaaatgaagcaaaatgaagcaaaataacAACCTGTTATGATGCTGGTACACAGCGTGGAAATTTTGCTGTGGAAGGGACGCACTACCTTTACGCTTGCGAAGACATATTAAGCGCTCtccaaatatatatacctgTGCTGTGAACGTGAGAAATATTTCCAGCTTGGAGCGAATTGTGCGAAAAATGGTTCGCTTTAAACAGCGGCGTGAGTGATGTGACATGACGTGTTAacacgaaaagggaaaggggggggagagtaACATATGGGAAGGGGAGTCATATACAGGCGAGAAGCAAACCATGTGCTGGTAAACCATATAACAGGAATAATACATCTGAAGCGAAACGCGCGCTGTGCTTTGCCCCTAAGCTGCCCTCCCATAACGCAGTCGTGAAGGGCTCCACGAGTGCCGCATTCCctaaaggggggagaggggaaCAAATGGGAGACGCCACCAAGTGGCGAAACGCAAAACAAAAATCGAAATTagaaaaacgcaaaaacaaaacagctATGTACATACAAATGTACCTTTTGGTGAATATCAAATGagaactttaaaaaaaaaaaaaagttacaaagcagtgaaatggaaaaataaaggataCAAACTGGGAGGGTTAGTCCAGGTAGGGCCAGCCTACCATGTAGGTGACACAAATATAGTGCGTAAAATTAAGAAATCTCTAAATTGGGGGAGCTCCTCCTGTTAATGGCGTTACGCTAATGGTTGTGACTCTCCATATCTTCGGTGTGCACATTAGCTAGGGGTCTATCGCTATGTACATTATACGGCTGGTGCACcgcacattattttttttccgttttgaaGGGGACCCGGTCATTTGAGTTCACAATCCTAATGTTACTGAACCGAGGGCCCCTTTTCATTCTGTTGTATGAGTATCTATTCGTACGATTTGTCGCGTGATTTGTCGCGTAATTTGTCTTGTGCATGCTGTACAGGGACCCACGATGGATGTCATTTGTGGCTTCACCGGGGTAGGCACTTTTCCTTTCGTCAAATGGGCTATACATGATCGTCCTGGGGTTGTCGTGGCTTGCAAATTGTTGATTATATTGGGGGGGCAAAAACGGAGGGGGGTACGTCCGGTGGGGGTGTGCATTCTGCTCGCGAGTCGCGTTTGGGTGCGTAGCGTTGTAGTGTATAGCGTCGCCATTTGTAACGTTGTAGTGTATAGAGTCGCCATTTGTAACGTTGGAGTGTGTGGTGTAGCCACTTTGCATCTCCGAAATGGAGGCTTCGTGGGGCGTGCCACTTCCGTGGTTCTGGGCACCCTCATGGTTGTAGGAGCTGCCCATACCGCTGGCACCACCGTAAGACGCATTTCCATTCATGATGGGCGCTCCAACATAGGCACCACTTTTTCCCCAACGCGTATGCATACCAGCCGAGCCATTACCATGCACATTGGTCATTTTGTTAGCTCGGACAGAATTTACGTAACTCAAGTTTTTAAACCTATAACTTGAAGAGCGGCGAGATGATACATTGGCATAGTTGCGCGCACCTCTGCGTCTGGGAGGACCGTGCGTTTTCATATACTCTCGAtggttgttatttttatgaggGATATCGTTATCGTAGGGGGTACCATTTGGAGAAGATACATTTCTGTGCCAAGttttgtttgcattttttcctgccTGTGTGCTGGTTGACGATGAAATGCTACGTAGCCAATCGGAAATGGTATGCTCATTATGTTTGCTACAGTTCAATGCATTCTTATTAGTATCatcccccccttcttcctgGTTTTGGTTTCTACTCTCAGCTAACTGCGAGTCGGCAATGTTATACAAATCTTTGTAGTtaataaaaacgaaaggTATGGCTGGGTTTTTAAATACTTTGAACAATTCCGAGCATATGTTTACCCCCGCGTTGATGTACAATGCATGTTTTTGGTCGAcatatatatctatattGGGCGTTAATTCGTTTTTCACATTTGGGAAGAGCACTCTTGCGTAGTAGAAAACCTCCGTCTCGTTGGAGCTGACATTAATGATGCACCCGATTATCTTTCGATTCTGAAGGCACAAAACAGACGCAACACTTAAGTAGAATTCACACTTAAATGCATGCACAGTCAATACATCATcttgtaattttattaatttccctattttttctattggTATATCCTCTTTCACACTTTCGGGGGCTCCCATTAATCTTATTCTACTTTGCTTGCTGAATTGGTTTGTTTCTTCCGGGAAGACACGCTCTGCTGATTTGTCCATCATCGTGTTTGATGCTATATTTTCGCTAGGGGTCTCTCCGCTAGGCTCCCCGTTGGTCTCCCCGTTggtctcccccttttttgcgctgTTCACCATTCCATCTTCTGAGTCGTCACTCATCATCTCCTGGATGATTTCTTTCGTGATGTCCCCGTACCCCTGGGAGCCCTTTCCCTCCTCACTGTGCACATTTGCGTTGTGCGCATCTGCGTTTTGCCCCTTCTGCTTATCGCATTCTCCAGGGTTCCCCGAAAAGCGCACAAATGGATCGCAAACGGGTTGTTCACCGTCATCCACACTACTGtcatcataaaaatggcgaaattgCTCAACATATTCATCCCTGTCGAAGGGCTCATCCTCGGAAGAGTCGACACTCGATTCGTTTCCCTCACCCTGATCTGCTTTTTGAAAATCCACAGAagtgttttgttttatcagTTCAGAGGCACCCTCTCTATTTTGGCTAGCCATGTCGAAATAGGCCATTCTGGTTGCGAGCAAGAGCTCGTCCACTTCGTTTTTCCCATCGATGATTATTTGTCCCTTATAGTGTTTGTCTAAATATCTGGCAACAGgaccttctccttctgcttctccttctgcttcctctGTCGTTGCTTCGGCGACCCCTTCTCCCGCCGCTAATTCTTCTGTACTTTTCAAACCTCccacattttcattttcatataaataaattaggTGATCTGGATCCACGTCCCTATACTTACCATAATTACTCTGTGCTGAAGATGCAACGGATAAATTGTCTTCATAGTCCTCCATTACTCCGTTTCTTACCTGGTCGTTGCTCATTAACAGTTCAGTCTCCTCGTCGCCATCCTCCAATAGGGTGTTCTCTTCGTCGAAGTTGTCCTCCTGGAATTGGATAGGCTTGCTAGGATTGCCTCTGTTCACACAGGGGGGATTTTTTCCTGCAcaccttcttccttttatttgcatGATTCTTCTAGCGTCACCCATTTCGTCGTCATCACCATTAGGTAGATAATCCGTACTGTTCACGTGGGACCCCTCCTGGTATTTCCCCTGTATATCCTCCATATATTCCCCGTCTATCACCCCTCTCTTCCTCTTTCCCAAATGGCCATCGCTGTCACCAATTCTGACATACGCAAGATTAGTGTCTATCACCATGGGGTTGTCACCAACTGGAAGAATTTCACATCCCTCCTTGGAGTTACTTCCCCCCTCTATGTTTCTCTTCATGGTGTGGACGTCCTGGCTGCTACTGCCTACCATTTGGGAGTCATTTCCCTCCTCGTGCCTTTCCAGAAGATTTTCCATTGGCCTTAACACTTTTCAAATTGGAAAAGCCATACAAGAGGTGAATAAAGGagtataacaaaaaaaaaaaaaaaaaaaaaaacgcattaaCGTTTAACTCATTGGTTATATTATCATGTTGGGAGCGAATGCTACCACCACCCCTGGTGTGGGTTGCTCAAagtttggctttttttttgactctACATAAGCAGCGTGGACCTCATTGGACgatttcaattttgttcacGCAGCGTAGCAACAATGTACGGACGCTTCTATACAAGTCTTTAGTGCATAGGAATAAATAAGTTGTAAATTTTTGAGATGCGcctttccaatttttctttttttttttttcgctcttttttttggcaaacaaatggaacaattacaattttgtaggcgacaaaaatgtaaaggcGTTCAAAgtggaatggaaaaaagaataaaaaaacgaaatgtagaaaaaaaaataaaaaaaggaagaagaaaaatgtggcAAGGAAAAGATCAAAGNNNNNNNNNNNNNNNNNNNNNNNNNNNNNNNNNNNNNNNNNNNNNNNNNNNNNNNNNNNNNNNNNNNNNNNNNNNNNNNNNNNNNNNNNNNNNNNNNNNNNNNNNNNNNNNNNNNNNNNNNNNNNNNNNNNNNNNNNNNNNNNNNNNNNNNNNNNNNNNNNNNNNNNNNNaaaaaaaaaaaaataagcgttcgttttttctcccctttcaAGTAAGCATACATATCTGAACAAAGGCGGGAAAGATATTTTagcattttcctttttttcttttttcttttatcatttattttttttttttttcctttttcccgcCTATGTGTACTAACATATGGCAGATTATTCCTTGCTATGTCAATTCATGCCAATTTATTCCCCCGCCTATGTGAATTTATGTCAATTGATACCCGCGTGTGCCTACTCATTTTCTCTCCCTTGTCAATTCCACCATAATACCTGCTGGCTATAAACCCCCACATAAGGCGAAACCCAACGGAGGGCTGACTGCTGAATTCTTCCTGAATAACTCTCGACGGGGAAGaagttattttaaataatgtcGCCAAGGAGAAGCGCACATTGGTAGTTCACGCGAATTTAGAGGCAAGTGTAGTGTTGAGCTGCGTAGCGAAGTTTTTGCCACCCAGTGCGTATAATAAAGAGGTgctgttatatattttttttcttctggcATACACAGGTGGATGCGCAAAGTCAGCGTGCTTGCCTCTCCACATTTTTCCTTGCgagagggaaaataaaataacaccTCTTGGAGGCGTGCATTTCAGTTGTGCCGCTAACCAAGTGAAAAAGCGTGTCTGTGGATTTATTTGAAGAGTCACACGCAGATAAATCGGACGTGCACAAGTAAACACGTAGGTGCTACACCCCCCAAGCCATTTGTGAAGAAAATGCTCCATAGTGCGCAATTTTAGCACCAGCAAGGAGAaaactgcctttttttttctgagacACACCACGCGGAAGAGGAAGACGGAAAGTACACACCTTACGTCACAACGTGGTACGAACGTTACGCTACCTCTTTGCATCGCCCAACGCGCCTTTCCCGCTTTCAAGATGGACTGCCAGGCCCTCGCGAAAAGTTTGGAGCAGATGAACTACCTGCACAATGTGAAGTACCTGGAAGCGAAGGACCTAACCGATTTTAACCAAAAAAGCGCATACTACATCTGTCAGCAGATTGCAGAAAAGCAGCTAAGCAATGAGGGGGGATATGTTGTGATAGGGCTCTCTGGGGGAAAAACACCCATTGatgtgtataaaaatatggccCTAGTTAAGGACATAAAAATAGACACCAGCAAATTGATATTCTTCATTATTGATGAAAGGTACAAAAGCTGCGATCACAAGTTTAGTAattacaataatataaaattcttATTTGAcaacttaaaaataaatgagaagGAGCAGTTGTACATGCCAGACACTTCAAAGAACATCGTGGACTGTGTAAGGGACTACaatgaaaagataaaaaatatgttgaaGAAGTATAATAAAGTAGACATTGCTATATTAGGCATGGGGAGCGATTTTCACATAGCTAGTTTATTtccaaacatttttttcaatatctATATGAACAATTACCAGAATAGCTATATTTACAATGAGTCTTCTATCAAACTGGTAAACAATAACGACAACAATGACAACGATAATTTGAAGCTACTGAAGGAGTATGTGTACTTTACAACAACCAACAATTTCGATGTGAGGAAAAGAATTACCGTCTCGTTAGATTTACTGGGAAATGCATCCAGCAAGATATTTTTACTAAATTCTAGGGAGAAGTTGGACCtatggaaaaatatgttgCTAAAATCTTATGTAGATGTGAATTATTGTCTCTACCCCGCTGTATACCTAATCGATAGTATGAACACCACGGTGGTGACTTGTGGATATACAAACTATCCACAGATATTGGAAGATATTTATGTGTCCAGTAATTCTTTGTCGGTGCATTCGCCTAGCCCAAATAAGAGGGAATTCCTAacgtttataatttttggaTGCTCAGGAGATTtagcgaaaaagaaaatttacccTGCGATTTTTAAACTGTTCTGTAATAAGCGCTTACCAAAGGATTTGTTAATTGTCGGATTTGCAAGAACAGCACAAAGTTTTGATACCTTCTTCGATAAAATTGTTGGATACTTGAAGAGGTGCCTGCACAGTTATGAGGATTTGTCTCTTAGCCAGAAGAAGGACTTGCTAAATTGCTTCAAAAATAAGTGCAGGTACTACATCGGGGACTACTCTAGCTCGGAAAGCTTTGAGAAGTTTAACAAGTACTTGACACAGCTGGAGAGGGAGAACATAGTCAACATAGTCGGCACCTCAACCACCATATGTGGGGAGTCCTTGGGGAACGAATCCCTTGTGAACGACGCGGATAGCATGGAACTCCACGCAGATGAGTCCATTCGCGCGAAAGGGACCGATACCGCTACCCCTGGGAAGGCCCACGGAGGAGCAAATGGACTAGCCATACCCATGCAGAGCAAACCCTCAAACAAGGATGACACATCGGACGAAGGGCACTCCAGCACGAAGTACCCATTCGCCATAAACAGAATACTCTACCTGGCATTGCCCCCACATATATTCGTAAGTACCTtaaagaattacaaaaaaaattgcctcaACAGAAATGGTACGGacaaaatattattagaAAAGCCATTTGGAAAGGACTTGCAATCATTTAAAGTGTTGTCAAAACAAATTCTGGAAAATTTTAACGAAGAGTATATATACAGAATAGATCACTACTTGGGTAAGGACATGGTGTCAGGGTTActgaaattaaaatttaccAATACTTTTCTGCTCTCTCTCATGAATAGGCACTTCATCAAGTGTATAAAGGTTACCTTGAAGGAAACAAAAGGAGTGTACGGTAGGGGACAATACTTCGACCCCTATGGAATCATCCGAGATGTGATGCAGAATCATATGCTGCAGTTGTTGGCCTTAATAACGATGGAAGATCCAATCGACTTAAATGACGAATcggtaaaaaatgaaaaaataaaaatattgaaatgCATTCCATCCATCAAATTAGATGAAACAATAATTGGACAGTATGTCAAATCGGAGAACTAccaagaggagaaaaacttATCTTCCCCTCATGCTGATGATAACCCTATTGATGAGTCCAAGCGGAACCATAGCTACCATGACGATCCTCACATAGACTCCAACTCAATTACACCAACCTTCTGTACTTGCATTTTATACATCAATTCAATAAATTGGTATGGAGTACCCATCATATTCAAAGCAGGAAAAGGACTAAATAAAGACATTTGCGAAATCCGCATACAATTTCATAACATCATGGGATCCTCCGATGAAAGCATGTACAACAACGAATTTGTGATTATCCTCCAGCCCGTTGAAGTTATCTActtaaaaatgatgataaaaaaaactggcagtgaagaaatggaagaagttCAACTAAATTTAACtcttaatgataaaaataaaaaaaattatgttccAGAAGCGTACGAAACATTGTTGCTGGAATGCTTTAAAGggtttaagaaaaaatttatttctgaTGAGGAGCTATATGAATCGTGGAGAATTTTCACTCCTCTTCTGAATGAACTGCGAGAAAAGAAAGTGCAGCCTTTGAAATACCCCTTCGGCTCCTCGGGGCCCAAGGAGGTGTACGACCTGGTCAAGAAGTACTACAACTATGGCAAGAACTACGCCAATACACCTACCTTCGTCCGCAAGTCCTCCTTTTACGAGGACGACTTGTTGGACATAAACTGAGTCTCGACTTGGCGGTGTAGCGttgcagggggggaggggccgCTTTTCTACCGAGCTGCCTTCCCGGTCCACCCCAAATGCGTTGACGCGGATGTTCGTTTGTGTGGGCGTTTTGCCCCGTGTATGCTGCTGCCCCCTTCAAGCAAAGCACCAACACGTAACCTCGCGTGCAGCGGAAGCAATATGCCTCCCCACCCCCGTGTTCCTTCCCCAAGGGGCTACATAATTAACCAACTTATTTGCTCTAACTTTACCCAACATagttaacattttttgcaacccACTTATAATACCTCAATTTTGTGCCCCCGTTCTGCCTCGCCATCTATACGATTGCAATCCGCGTAAGGCTCATAACTTGGgcgtgaaattttttcccttcttttaaACAAAGCggtgaatttttaaaaggccTCCTTACccatttcaaaaatgtggaatGGGGAATGTAAAAGGGGGGCAGACGTGTGCCAAAAATATTGCGACGCCGCTTCGGGCCACTTAAACCACGCTGGGATGGCATTgaataggaaaaaagaatttacatTTCCGAAATTCACGTTTTTACTTTGTTCCCCTTTGCGTCATTCTGCTGTACAGTAATATTTTCCCATGTGGGTACCCTTTCCCGCGTTACGAGAACACCTTACCGTACGCCTGCACGACCCCTCTGGCCTTTACCATTTTCACGTTCATCCTTTTACAAGCTAAggtacaattttatttactaaaaGACCTTtggtttctttttaaatgggaaaaaaaggagcagttCTCCTTTtgggaaataaatttttaagaaatgtGCATAAAGGTACGCGCCGCGTATACACGTGTATGTGCACACGATGTACAGTACAGGGCGCGAAATTCATAGCACTTTTAGGTACGTGGAAATATATGTCACTGCTTTGTTCATCCTTCTCCTTTCAGCTGCATGGTAAGAAGTGCGACATTCCGGTGGGGCATTCACGGAAGCATACCCacgcatgtgcatacgtataaGCATACGAAAACGCGTGTGCATGCAAAACGGCTCTTCCACGCGGGCATGTATGCCTACACAAACACACGCAGAGGCATGTGCGCACACATATTCGTCGTATGTGCAACacgcaaatgtgcacattCTTACATGCAAGAAATGCACGAGCATGAACGCAtatgtattttctttttcttctgtttatttttcttctgtttcgTTTACTTCGTTTACTTTTacttcttttactttttcttcttttactttttcttcttcttttttccttttttgaacTATGCTACCGGTTCCTGCACCTCCACTATTGGGTCCTGAATTTTGGCATCTTCGTCATGCCTACCATCCTTCTCCATGTTGCACTTGGCGTCCTTGCACTCGTGAACTTTATCTGCATCATTTTTGCTATCACCATCttcctcgtcttcctcctcctcatcaacttcatcatcatcatcctcatcaCTCGTGTCATCGCCATACGAACTGGAGTCGTCGTCGTTCATGCCATTCATATTAGGCATGTTCTTAAACTGATCCATTCCTCCTAGTCCTGAAAAGTTGGCCATATCATCACCCATATTTCCTAGCTTACTAAAATCCAGATCACCCATTCCTGGCATACCGCCCATTCCTGGCATACCTCCCATTCCTGGCATACCACCCATTCCGGGCATGTTTCCAAATTGACTCATATCTGGCATACCTCCCATACCTCCAAAGCTATTCATTGCCATGTCATCATATTctgttgttttattttcctcatcaGTATCAACCCAGGAATTCCAGTCACACTTTACCCAATGCTTCTTACCATCATTATTTATGGTCTTCcatctttccttttccttttttataattttaaactTTATATTTCTCTTAGTGCTGTATTTGGACTCTTCTACATTTATtggttttaaaaagtttagtGTAAATtcgtattcatttttgtctttttttccgtaaaaatataacttgTCTTCTTTCAAGTCAATTTTGGTATCCTCCGCATCCTGGAGTTCTATGGTTAGGTACAGGCAGTCCTTTTTCTGGGCCCACAAAACGATTGGAAAGAGTCTACGCGGGGGAGGGGTAACGTTCATGTGTGCGCacttaaatataaatatatttacatgtatatgttgCCACGGGCGCTTCTGCTCGGGGGGAGGCAAACGCATAGGCTTTTCCGTGCATGCACTcaattgttttatttcaaatttgtgtaatttttgcTGGGGAAATGGTCATGTAGTGTGGACTTTAATTATATGCAGGTGTGAACATCCGAGAGAAgcaacgtaaaaaaaaaaaagaaaaaggcaacaACGTAATTAGAAAAAACCATGTGCAATCATGTTACAGGGGTGATCACATTGGGTAAATTGTAACCCCATTTGGATGTGTGCATGGCGGATCATGCCAAGGTGGGCTTCCGAAGGCACTCACTACAAAGAGTGCACATATACGTTTGCATTACACGTGCAGGTACAACATTTAACAGTGTGCTTCacatattatacatatttacagtACGCATAGCTTTGTGACACACGGGCTTCCAAAGCGGGGGCAcgcaaaaattatgaagttTCCATTTTAAAACCACAGTGGTGaaacacaaataaaaaaaaaaaaattcacaccGTGATTCAATGTGGGCGACTATAATATGTagaaatgaaagaatggcagtatatatgcacattttgcaaGCCCAAATagaaagaattaaaaaataaaaaaaaatttatatatcaaTGCAAAAACGTCAAGGAGGAGAAACACACGCATGGGGCACAACGTGGTTCACTCTCACTCTCCACGCTGCAACAGAACGATGCTCTGTTTTTCCCttatgttcatatttctCTTAAAACTTACGGCATATTTGGAAAATGCTTGTtgaaaataagtaaaatatgGGGGAGGGGTGAAAAACTTGGTGAAAGTTTTTGTGGAAGTGGAATATGCTATACAATATATGTGCTACGTAAATGTGGGTGAATTTGCTATTTTTCCTCAAagtttatgaaaaatttataaacatgttttatttataaatataatccCTATTTGGagagatataaaaaaaatgattgtaaaaaaaaaagcgttacGCAGGAAAAAGTATATTGtactatttttctttataaacatgtacagcactgttattttatttatgtatgcataaataaatacataaattgtttcaaaatgaacattttattaaatttaaaaattgtgcttAAAAGGTGAACTTAATTtgcgtttaaaaaatgaatttaaaatcGATTTCTTCCACTCGTTAAAactgttcatatttacatttgtttcatttgaaatatatgttttttttttttcaccgcaggaaaaaaagtcaatatttttatttgcataatGGATAAATAAAAGGGGGTGGTTCTTCTTTCGCAGTCATGCAtacaatacatatatacatgcatacgtacattattttaagtatataataatacaatGCGTGGTGCATGGCGAACTTTGCGTTAATTGAAACCCCAGATGTTATTTACATACGTAACATATAACGCTGTTTGTCGTGTTGGGCTTGCTGCTTATGTAACCGTAACGGGTACCACCATGTCGTAGCCATTTCGAATGACGCGCTGCGATGTGAGCACGGCGTATGATGCATTATATATACggaatataaatatgtatatatatatatacatatatgtacataatatatatgttaatttttcgggcatgacgaaaaaacgaaacgttTTGCTTGGAGCGGGGAgggggccttttttttttacgtgctCATAATCTTATACTTGCAATGACTGCCCCGCCCCATAGGTCACCTGCACGAATGAGAATCGCCCCATGCGTCAGGTCAGAGGTGTAGCAGTTTTCAGTATGCCTAATTGTTTGCGCACATTcctacatttttgtgcataagCTTATTCCgttaaaatgtacatttatatatacaaagtGATATATGCTGCCTGTGCCGTACACGTATGCAGCGCCCCGCGAGTGTCGCAAAATGGAGTACCAGCAAAAAGCGCaactttccaaaaaaaataaccgtTGCGACGATTACGCCTGGAACGAATTCTTAAAGGGGTATATCTACGTGGCCTGATAGAGCAAAGGAAGTATCGCAAATTGTTTTTAGTGTACACGCAacaaataatgataaatggaaaaaaatgttgtagaAAAGTTGGTCGaaggggatgaaaaaaaaaaaacacctatATTGTGTTAAAATGCTCCATGGTTgaaatggcataaaaaataaattttcttgaaAATTGTGTGTTGGTGAAAAAAACGCGA
Protein-coding regions in this window:
- a CDS encoding hypothetical protein (putative); protein product: MENLLERHEEGNDSQMVGSSSQDVHTMKRNIEGGSNSKEGCEILPVGDNPMVIDTNLAYVRIGDSDGHLGKRKRGVIDGEYMEDIQGKYQEGSHVNSTDYLPNGDDDEMGDARRIMQIKGRRCAGKNPPCVNRGNPSKPIQFQEDNFDEENTLLEDGDEETELLMSNDQSNYGKYRDVDPDHLIYLYENENVGGLKSTEELAAGEGVAEATTEEAEGEAEGEGPVARYLDKHYKGQIIIDGKNEVDELLLATRMAYFDMASQNREGASELIKQNTSVDFQKADQGEGNESSVDSSEDEPFDRDEYVEQFRHFYDDSSVDDGEQPVCDPFVRFSGNPGECDKQKGQNADAHNANVHSEEGKGSQGYGDITKEIIQEMMSDDSEDGMVNSAKKGETNGETNGEPSGETPSENIASNTMMDKSAERVFPEETNQFSKQSRIRLMGAPESVKEDIPIEKIGKLIKLQDDVLTVHAFKCEFYLSVASVLCLQNRKIIGCIINVSSNETEVFYYARVLFPNVKNELTPNIDIYVDQKHALYINAGVNICSELFKVFKNPAIPFVFINYKDLYNIADSQLAESRNQNQEEGGDDTNKNALNCSKHNEHTISDWLRSISSSTSTQAGKNANKTWHRNVSSPNGTPYDNDIPHKNNNHREYMKTHGPPRRRGARNYANVSSRRSSSYRFKNLSYVNSVRANKMTNVHGNGSAGMHTRWGKSGAYVGAPIMNGNASYGGASGMGSSYNHEGAQNHGSGTPHEASISEMQSGYTTHSNVTNGDSIHYNVTNGDAIHYNATHPNATREQNAHPHRTYPPPFLPPQYNQQFASHDNPRTIMYSPFDERKSAYPGEATNDIHRGSLYSMHKTNYATNHATNRTNRYSYNRMKRGPRFSNIRIVNSNDRVPFKTEKK
- a CDS encoding glucose-6-phosphate 1-dehydrogenase (putative) — translated: MDCQALAKSLEQMNYLHNVKYLEAKDLTDFNQKSAYYICQQIAEKQLSNEGGYVVIGLSGGKTPIDVYKNMALVKDIKIDTSKLIFFIIDERYKSCDHKFSNYNNIKFLFDNLKINEKEQLYMPDTSKNIVDCVRDYNEKIKNMLKKYNKVDIAILGMGSDFHIASLFPNIFFNIYMNNYQNSYIYNESSIKLVNNNDNNDNDNLKLLKEYVYFTTTNNFDVRKRITVSLDLLGNASSKIFLLNSREKLDLWKNMLLKSYVDVNYCLYPAVYLIDSMNTTVVTCGYTNYPQILEDIYVSSNSLSVHSPSPNKREFLTFIIFGCSGDLAKKKIYPAIFKLFCNKRLPKDLLIVGFARTAQSFDTFFDKIVGYLKRCLHSYEDLSLSQKKDLLNCFKNKCRYYIGDYSSSESFEKFNKYLTQLERENIVNIVGTSTTICGESLGNESLVNDADSMELHADESIRAKGTDTATPGKAHGGANGLAIPMQSKPSNKDDTSDEGHSSTKYPFAINRILYLALPPHIFVSTLKNYKKNCLNRNGTDKILLEKPFGKDLQSFKVLSKQILENFNEEYIYRIDHYLGKDMVSGLLKLKFTNTFLLSLMNRHFIKCIKVTLKETKGVYGRGQYFDPYGIIRDVMQNHMLQLLALITMEDPIDLNDESVKNEKIKILKCIPSIKLDETIIGQYVKSENYQEEKNLSSPHADDNPIDESKRNHSYHDDPHIDSNSITPTFCTCILYINSINWYGVPIIFKAGKGLNKDICEIRIQFHNIMGSSDESMYNNEFVIILQPVEVIYLKMMIKKTGSEEMEEVQLNLTLNDKNKKNYVPEAYETLLLECFKGFKKKFISDEELYESWRIFTPLLNELREKKVQPLKYPFGSSGPKEVYDLVKKYYNYGKNYANTPTFVRKSSFYEDDLLDIN
- a CDS encoding CS domain protein (putative), with translation MNSFGGMGGMPDMSQFGNMPGMGGMPGMGGMPGMGGMPGMGDLDFSKLGNMGDDMANFSGLGGMDQFKNMPNMNGMNDDDSSSYGDDTSDEDDDDEVDEEEEDEEDGDSKNDADKVHECKDAKCNMEKDGRHDEDAKIQDPIVEVQEPVA